The following proteins come from a genomic window of Drosophila sulfurigaster albostrigata strain 15112-1811.04 chromosome X, ASM2355843v2, whole genome shotgun sequence:
- the LOC133847948 gene encoding uncharacterized protein LOC133847948, which translates to MTTSVCRLRANSNNNNKTANTRETTTATQTANAARRRPTISIKSFTSTQLLLLSIFMSQLHQFAGGGIGLAMAAPAPAPTPASLSVSVSASASPPTAASHVRLRLQKREDTLSFKQRFRLELNSSVLEWSNGCGGNWTGPANESRVVRPQKRCAKHKKLLRTLQNKTGLELRQLKFENIHRHGNEAIDISKHDQWKVQSSQYNFLPRLNSSSKNLLRRVHHDMQFYVASFSYLRHAQLHFDYENWQTQSALSAELLRYRTSARNILCLVEEAINATNRLYAPSLNQSQQQHLSPGVVKTVPRMAMEKRLLQFKTPLVELHNQAVLAAGNKAAAKPQEPHVLDALFLKFQYIEYLKHLTKALAKQRSKRKCKAKTAAKKQTQPRVKSRAKQQQKQKQPKGA; encoded by the exons ACGACAAGTGTTTGCCGGCTTcgagcaaacagcaacaacaacaacaaaacggcCAACACAagggaaacaacaacagcgacgcaGACGGCGAACGCCGCCCGACGACGTCCAACCATCAGCATCAAATCATTCACATCCACGCAGTTGCTGCTCCTCAGCATCTTCATGAGCCAACTGCATCAGTTTGCTGGCGGCGGCATCGGACTTGCAAtggcagctccagctccagctccaacgCCTGCTTCcctttccgtttccgtttccgcttcCGCTTCCCCGCCCACAGCAGCGTCACACGTACGTCTGCGGCTGCAGAAGCGTGAGGACACGCTGAGCTTCAAGCAGCGTTTCCGTCTGGAGCTCAACAGCTCCGTCCTCGAGTGGAGCAATGGCTGCGGTGGCAATTGGACGGGCCCAGCGAACGAATCGCGTGTTGTCAGGCCACAGAAACGCTGTGCTAAACATAAAAAA CTGTTGCGCactttgcaaaacaaaactggcCTAGAGCTGCGGCAACTGAAGTTTGAGAACATTCATCGACATGGCAATGAGGCCATTGACATCTCAAAGCACGACCAATGGAAGGTGCAGAGCAGCCAATATAATTTTCTGCCTCgtctcaacagcagcagcaaaaat TTGCTCCGACGTGTGCATCATGATATGCAGTTCTATGTGGCATCCTTCAGCTATCTGCGGCACGCCCAGCTGCACTTCGACTACGAGAATTGGCAGACGCAGAGCGCGCTGTCCGCCGAGCTGTTACGCTATCGAACCAGTGCGCGGAACATTCTCTGCTTAGTCGAGGAGGCCATCAATGCGACCAATCGCCTCTATGCGCCTAGTCTCAACCagagtcaacaacaacatttgtcACCTGGCGTCGTCAAAACCGTGCCACGAATGGCGATGGAGAAGCGTCTGCTGCAGTTCAAGACACCGCTGGTCGAGTTGCACAATCAGGCGGTGCTGGCGGCAGGAAACAAAGCCGCTGCTAAGCCGCAGGAGCCGCACGTGTTAGACGCTCTATTTCTCAAGTTTCAATACATTGAGTACCTGAAGCACCTCACAAAAGCGTTGGCCAAACAGCGGAGCAAAAGGAAGTGCAAGGCCAAAACAGCAGCGAAAAAGCAGACGCAGCCACGTGTGAAATCACgagcgaagcagcagcaaaaacagaaGCAGCCAAAAGGAGCGTAG